In Rheinheimera sp. MM224, one DNA window encodes the following:
- a CDS encoding M3 family metallopeptidase, with protein sequence MRKTLIASAIGAAVALSACSKPAEEAKTTAAVEQTQTAAPAAEQGAVSNPLLVKSTLQYEAPEFDKIKVEHYQPAMEEGIKQHMAEILTIAENKEPATFDNTIVAMEKSGELLTRASTTFFNMTGTISNDEILKIQSEMAPKFAAHSDNINLNPQLFARVKSVYDARATLGLDGEATRLVEDYYERFVRAGANLTEEQKTKIRALNEEQSTLTNKYQQNLMQMTKDIAIFVDNKEQLKGLSEAEVTAAAEGAKARGQEGKFIIEITNTTRQPVLASLEDRELRKKVWEASAYRGISGETDNQPIVARLAQLRAERAKLLGYDNWAAYQLEPTMAKTPKAVLDMFASMVPAVVENTKKEAEAIQAMIKETGGDFELQPWDWEFYAEKVRKAKYDLDEAEVRQYFEFERVLNDGMFYTMNKLFGITLKARPDLPVYHPDVKAYEVFDADGKSMAIFYADYFARDGKRGGAWMSSFVEQSKLLNQKPVVVNVMNIPKGPAGEPTLVSYDNVTTMFHEFGHAVHGLFSDVNYPSLAGTSVSRDFVEFPSTFQEDWAAHPDVIGNYAKHYKTGEAIPAELLAKIMKSRSFNQGYDTLEYMSSALLDMEWHSLPADAPLQDVQKFEAAALKKHGVDLAAVPPRYKSTFFAHVFSGGYSASYYAYMWSEILAADAFAYVQTQGGLKLENGINFRKNILSIGNSKDPMEAYKAFRGQEPTTDALLIRRGLKTGIN encoded by the coding sequence ATGCGTAAGACCTTAATCGCCAGCGCCATTGGAGCAGCAGTCGCTTTGAGCGCCTGTTCCAAGCCAGCCGAAGAAGCTAAAACTACAGCAGCAGTTGAGCAAACTCAAACTGCAGCCCCAGCAGCGGAGCAAGGTGCAGTGAGCAACCCATTGTTAGTAAAAAGTACTCTGCAGTACGAAGCACCTGAATTCGATAAAATTAAAGTTGAGCATTATCAACCAGCGATGGAAGAAGGGATTAAGCAGCATATGGCTGAGATCCTGACTATTGCTGAGAATAAAGAACCTGCAACTTTTGACAACACCATTGTGGCTATGGAGAAAAGTGGTGAGTTGTTAACTCGTGCCTCCACTACATTCTTTAATATGACAGGCACCATCAGCAACGATGAGATCCTGAAAATTCAGTCCGAAATGGCGCCTAAATTTGCCGCGCATTCAGACAACATCAACCTGAATCCACAGCTGTTTGCCCGCGTAAAATCTGTATATGACGCTCGTGCTACTTTAGGTTTAGACGGTGAAGCCACCCGTTTAGTCGAAGATTATTATGAGCGTTTTGTTCGTGCCGGTGCCAACTTAACCGAAGAACAAAAAACCAAAATCCGCGCGTTAAATGAAGAACAGTCCACACTGACTAACAAGTACCAGCAAAACCTGATGCAGATGACCAAAGACATTGCCATCTTCGTCGACAACAAAGAACAGTTAAAAGGTTTATCAGAAGCTGAAGTGACTGCTGCAGCCGAAGGCGCAAAAGCCCGTGGTCAGGAAGGTAAGTTCATTATTGAAATTACCAATACTACTCGCCAGCCTGTTTTAGCTTCACTGGAAGACCGTGAATTACGTAAAAAAGTATGGGAAGCCTCAGCTTACCGTGGTATCTCGGGCGAAACAGACAACCAGCCTATCGTCGCTCGTTTAGCTCAGTTACGTGCTGAACGTGCCAAGCTGTTAGGTTATGACAACTGGGCTGCGTACCAGTTAGAACCGACTATGGCTAAAACGCCTAAAGCTGTTCTGGATATGTTCGCTTCTATGGTTCCTGCTGTAGTGGAAAACACCAAAAAAGAAGCCGAAGCTATTCAGGCGATGATCAAAGAAACCGGCGGTGACTTTGAATTACAACCATGGGACTGGGAGTTTTACGCTGAGAAAGTTCGTAAAGCCAAATACGATTTAGACGAAGCAGAAGTTCGTCAGTATTTCGAGTTTGAGCGCGTACTGAATGACGGTATGTTCTACACCATGAACAAGCTGTTTGGTATTACGCTGAAAGCGCGTCCGGATTTACCTGTATATCACCCGGACGTAAAAGCTTATGAAGTGTTTGACGCTGACGGCAAAAGCATGGCTATTTTCTATGCTGACTACTTTGCCCGTGACGGCAAACGTGGTGGTGCCTGGATGAGTTCTTTTGTTGAGCAAAGCAAGCTGTTAAACCAGAAGCCTGTAGTTGTAAACGTAATGAACATTCCTAAAGGTCCGGCTGGTGAACCTACGCTGGTTAGCTATGACAATGTGACCACTATGTTCCATGAATTTGGTCATGCGGTGCATGGTTTATTCTCAGATGTAAATTATCCGAGCTTAGCTGGTACTTCAGTATCACGCGATTTCGTTGAATTCCCGTCGACTTTCCAGGAAGACTGGGCAGCTCACCCTGACGTGATTGGCAACTATGCCAAACACTACAAAACAGGCGAAGCTATTCCTGCTGAACTGTTAGCAAAAATCATGAAATCACGCAGCTTCAACCAGGGTTATGACACACTGGAATATATGTCTTCTGCCCTGCTGGACATGGAATGGCATTCTCTGCCAGCCGATGCACCACTGCAGGACGTACAGAAGTTTGAAGCAGCTGCACTGAAGAAACACGGTGTGGATTTGGCTGCTGTGCCACCACGTTATAAGTCGACTTTCTTCGCTCACGTATTCTCTGGTGGTTACTCAGCCAGTTACTACGCTTATATGTGGAGTGAGATTCTGGCTGCTGACGCTTTTGCCTATGTGCAAACTCAGGGCGGTTTAAAGCTGGAAAACGGCATTAACTTCCGCAAAAACATCCTGTCTATTGGTAACAGCAAAGACCCAATGGAAGCCTACAAAGCCTTCCGTGGTCAGGAACCTACTACTGATGCTCTGTTAATCCGTCGTGGTTTAAAGACTGGCATTAACTAA
- a CDS encoding response regulator transcription factor encodes MTKHILLLEDDLELTRLIVDCLNSEGYTVTSAYNAARAAQLFHQQSFDLVICDVTLPGKSGFSFVEEIRHSFAGPILFMTAQVSMKQQLYGFELGAQDYLLKPIDPRLLLAKLKVFLAQDKAPIALNSELKQHNLRLDTKAKNAYLADTRIDLTTAEFRLLDALMQQYGEVVSRDWLFQHHLGKVYDGIDRTMDGRVSRLRKKLQGIDPAWNIVISWGEGYYLAYTPT; translated from the coding sequence ATGACTAAGCACATACTTTTGCTTGAAGATGATCTGGAGCTTACCCGACTGATTGTTGATTGCCTAAACTCCGAAGGTTATACGGTAACCTCCGCTTACAACGCGGCCAGAGCTGCTCAACTGTTCCATCAACAAAGCTTTGATTTGGTTATATGCGATGTGACATTACCAGGTAAAAGTGGTTTTAGTTTTGTCGAAGAAATTCGGCACAGTTTTGCCGGGCCTATTCTGTTTATGACAGCTCAGGTCTCAATGAAACAACAATTATATGGTTTTGAGCTTGGTGCTCAGGACTACTTGCTGAAACCCATAGATCCACGCTTGCTGCTGGCCAAGCTAAAAGTATTTCTGGCTCAGGACAAAGCGCCCATAGCGTTAAACTCTGAGCTGAAACAGCATAACTTACGGCTGGATACCAAAGCCAAGAACGCCTATCTGGCGGACACCCGGATCGATCTGACAACAGCTGAATTCCGATTGCTGGATGCGTTGATGCAACAGTATGGTGAAGTCGTCAGCAGAGACTGGCTGTTTCAACATCATCTGGGCAAAGTGTATGACGGTATAGATCGCACCATGGATGGCAGAGTATCCCGCTTGCGGAAAAAACTGCAGGGCATTGACCCAGCCTGGAACATAGTCATTTCATGGGGTGAGGGCTACTATCTTGCATATACACCGACCTGA
- a CDS encoding MipA/OmpV family protein, which translates to MLSGYLRLLLTTWLLFAASFFALAEEETQDVQQWQFSVTVGHGQYGTLLFDASNTNLYVLPRWSLYYKRFYLENLDLGFNLVETEHFSLDLSGKQSFDALSVRHNSAEDGLIKSLAINNVKIPVLWDETIQDVINFQRRHLSYLAGITAYARTDNFELRSEWHTDISGVHNGNEWNTLLRYQYQGQSFNLAPSLGIRRLDQRFANYYFGLGYHDTSNMLRVQPGHMWLPSVRLDASLNLSSNLSFAASLRREFYPAEVMQSLFIGSRQHDIWFMGFMYQW; encoded by the coding sequence ATGCTTTCAGGCTATCTGCGTCTTTTACTTACTACCTGGCTACTTTTTGCGGCAAGTTTCTTTGCTCTGGCAGAAGAAGAGACTCAAGACGTGCAGCAGTGGCAGTTTAGTGTGACAGTGGGGCATGGCCAGTATGGCACTTTGTTGTTTGATGCCAGTAATACCAATCTATATGTGTTGCCGCGCTGGTCGTTGTACTACAAGCGTTTTTATCTGGAAAACCTTGATCTTGGATTCAATCTGGTAGAAACAGAACATTTTTCGCTGGATTTGAGTGGCAAGCAAAGTTTCGACGCACTGTCGGTACGGCATAACAGTGCTGAAGATGGTTTGATTAAATCTTTAGCGATAAATAACGTCAAAATACCTGTTCTTTGGGATGAAACCATTCAGGATGTCATCAATTTTCAACGACGCCATTTAAGTTATTTAGCGGGAATAACGGCATATGCCAGGACAGATAATTTTGAACTGCGCAGTGAATGGCACACCGATATTTCCGGAGTACATAACGGCAACGAGTGGAATACCTTACTAAGATATCAGTATCAGGGGCAGTCTTTTAACTTAGCCCCAAGCTTGGGTATACGTCGGCTTGATCAACGTTTCGCTAACTATTACTTTGGCCTGGGTTATCACGACACCTCCAATATGCTCAGAGTTCAGCCGGGGCACATGTGGCTGCCCTCTGTAAGACTGGATGCCAGCCTGAATCTAAGTTCGAACCTAAGCTTTGCTGCGAGTCTGAGACGGGAGTTTTATCCGGCAGAGGTGATGCAGAGCTTATTTATTGGTTCGCGCCAGCATGACATTTGGTTTATGGGTTTCATGTATCAATGGTAA
- a CDS encoding sensor histidine kinase, with protein sequence MTVPILAYTVNTLHRWHTADSAPVIALDTLLSQAFTTHQHSSGKVVCIMSAEEDCADAVFVHIKPQIWQHTETTGQDKYLELSETADRRLLCQHQSDNSLYCLRLEAENSPLDKKLLFSLLFYSVLFIAFFIYTGTLFKDAAVLRSSALNEIRHGHLPAFTLSKKSYLEPLAHSLQNMTARIAELTHFQTEIAETICHDIKTPVARMHFIAHQLDKKGEPQTAQQLMRNLAEIENNINEYLMLAQNQYTPDEMAYEHFNLSDFLHQMVDLFTQDNQLTFDVAVASDLLITANKRLLHRAIANLLSNAMRYAGTRINVTAEVADGYCHIVVHDDGQAASLNVASKRPAESLHHSLGLSIVRRVCMQHNGHFGFSASLHGGHAATISIPITQAKK encoded by the coding sequence ATGACAGTCCCCATTCTTGCGTACACAGTAAATACCCTGCATCGTTGGCATACGGCAGACAGTGCTCCTGTCATTGCTCTTGATACCTTATTGTCTCAGGCTTTTACCACTCATCAGCACTCGTCCGGCAAAGTAGTATGCATAATGTCCGCAGAGGAAGATTGTGCTGATGCTGTATTTGTTCACATTAAGCCTCAGATCTGGCAACACACTGAAACCACGGGACAAGATAAATATCTGGAATTATCTGAAACGGCAGACCGTCGCCTGCTTTGTCAGCACCAGAGCGATAACAGCTTATATTGCCTGCGGCTGGAAGCTGAAAACTCCCCACTGGATAAAAAACTACTCTTTAGCCTGTTGTTTTACAGTGTGTTGTTTATTGCGTTTTTTATTTATACAGGCACCTTATTTAAAGATGCCGCTGTATTGCGATCATCCGCCTTAAATGAAATACGCCACGGCCATCTGCCTGCATTTACCCTGAGCAAAAAATCCTATCTGGAACCTCTGGCGCACTCCTTACAAAATATGACTGCCCGTATTGCAGAACTGACCCATTTCCAAACCGAAATTGCTGAGACTATTTGTCACGATATAAAAACGCCCGTGGCCCGTATGCATTTTATAGCGCACCAATTGGATAAGAAGGGAGAGCCACAGACTGCACAGCAACTGATGCGCAATTTGGCTGAAATTGAAAACAACATCAACGAATACCTGATGTTGGCACAGAACCAATATACACCTGACGAAATGGCTTACGAACACTTTAACCTGTCTGATTTTTTACATCAGATGGTGGACCTTTTCACCCAGGATAACCAGTTGACCTTCGATGTTGCAGTTGCATCAGACTTACTGATTACCGCCAATAAAAGATTACTACACAGGGCTATAGCAAACCTGCTGAGCAACGCGATGCGATACGCCGGAACCCGGATTAATGTGACGGCTGAAGTTGCTGATGGATATTGCCATATCGTGGTGCATGACGACGGACAAGCGGCCAGCCTGAACGTCGCATCCAAACGCCCTGCCGAGTCGCTGCATCATTCACTTGGTTTAAGTATAGTGCGGCGAGTATGTATGCAGCACAATGGACATTTTGGTTTTTCCGCGTCATTACATGGTGGACATGCTGCGACAATCAGCATTCCAATAACACAAGCCAAAAAATAA
- a CDS encoding S8 family serine peptidase — protein sequence MKLKSVSLAMLSALYGVGVALSAQAAPANANTIKLQQIKPTQTKKQNVGHQPQQLGNVTRAMPGGKNQQIQPASAKAKFVAEPQRTGEDVYIVRLRDLPVAIYDGRVKGFEATAKSVIKRELAVKSGALKNQQGKSCQAVADTAAVEQLAVTRAQSYKSYLMQKQDSVINMAQSQGISGKASARFTTAVNGFSMKMTQQQAKKLASLPQVEFVERSTMQKILTDRGPGFIGADQVWSGNTVSNIPQKGEGIVVGIIDTGINSDHIAFADLGGDGYNHTNPLGEGVYLGDCATGKIVCNDKLIGVYSWPVITDSYGGLGTATGEDYQGHGSHVAGTAAGNYVEDVPLLSPSSGNGDGDPMGYTFESTSGVAPHANIVSYQVCLLDGCPTEAVLSAYEQAIEDGVDILNFSIGGAERFPWEDSTELAMLAAREAGIIVATAAGNSGGDENNTFFGSLGHSSPWSMVVAASTHDRVLDVTKNLISFSGGSSTPYVSIDPDAEWPDDIAGFSTGSIVDGKAVLAADFGDEKCENAFAPDTFTPDQIVICKRGINARVAKAHNVLAGGAGGFILYNEDWYQGITDVEMQIMDDTFPLPGIHVSYNTGQNIINWLNDGGADHKVSITGGSVARTIDPAAGDILADFSSLGPSTTYKHHLAPNIAGPGVNIYAPYADEHPLEPGTAQSQDWAMLSGTSMASPHIAGAMALVRQAHPDWTAAEVQSAMEMTASQTVRRDVDPEYLPEGHPASQHRAGAGRVDVKAAVDAGLIMDETVANFKLANPNVGGDVRQLNLPQLVNSNCRAGVCSWVRTVTATRDGNWTLSADTWVYDRWTSPFDGEINMHNAKMEFFPASFSLKAGESQNIVIKADIADIQAQYNSQLAGSGNKMEGLELWTNVNLTASDAAIPASHWPVSVNFDRLGLPEAVNLTVHRDNGGYRIADLPLAASNDMVYRAHGPVKADTVEVTLPQDNNHQPIYTDGDYEQGNNQISLINVPEGSARLVVEVLDHVKGPGINPIIGDLSGSLAIHIGRDFNGNGEADFDEEWLCSSTTQIELNHCNLTNPDAGSYWVLLSNTSLNMFDWIREEGPDPSGYYGVKAEDLVDTYKVATAVVLAGATGLQVAGPAVTDGSAVDVDLSWSLDQLVEGDVAYAGVDIGSSAAPGNVGFIPVRLERGMNDVTVKVNDKVRGGDVVDVTVHVVQNNTGADRDFDLSTVVPAGLTLLPDSVKVSSVEQQANLIVEGNSIRVAGVQQDSTNWMRNYTVTNSETDAMCRVPNYGSNGAGFVGLAENYGFVPAVGGTAGDWVGSGGYDSNGNWVYVNPFEIHLADYWGDEGRMNLFHNEDYMTYDRFIVSPQGYVSFGPAWYGGQHLIQQKFPYLMTPYGPFIAPFWRGQPDLENSGWATVVDALGTPLEQNMLEPAKGSGIALGFAGDEIIVEWVNARTQSVSVDWFGNASSNGTEDDDRYTFDLILNKSYRYGSGEFEIVMAYGDMDFAGTGDFASIGLHGNYGPLDIFGFPYAQETGISAAYNNLTDVAKRDMVICYDYTGPEATQFDLSFQVRVAETAAGQTLNMDFTSDVSGMGQQVISSSVEVAGNITMPAFNDVTLDENGSFELQVAYADLDANPNTVSVTGDHVKAVVSAHDTGALVTVTPDANWHGETTVTVKVTDSINLTDAAVQSFVLTVVSDGIELGCTDSGATNFNPAATKSDGSCKFPAAVTPASSGGSMGWFVLLLLPLVYTRRIFALTK from the coding sequence GTGAAGTTAAAATCAGTTAGTCTGGCTATGCTGTCTGCGCTTTATGGCGTAGGGGTAGCATTGTCAGCTCAGGCGGCTCCTGCCAATGCCAATACCATCAAATTACAGCAAATCAAACCAACACAAACAAAAAAACAAAATGTTGGTCATCAACCGCAGCAACTAGGCAATGTAACCCGTGCTATGCCGGGTGGCAAAAACCAACAAATTCAGCCTGCGTCAGCCAAGGCGAAGTTTGTTGCTGAGCCACAGCGTACAGGCGAAGATGTTTATATCGTCCGCTTAAGAGACTTGCCTGTTGCTATTTATGATGGCCGGGTTAAGGGATTTGAAGCCACCGCAAAAAGTGTTATTAAACGTGAGCTTGCAGTTAAATCCGGCGCACTGAAAAACCAACAGGGTAAAAGCTGTCAGGCAGTTGCTGATACTGCAGCTGTTGAACAACTGGCTGTAACTCGTGCACAAAGTTACAAAAGCTACCTGATGCAAAAGCAGGATAGCGTGATCAATATGGCACAAAGCCAGGGGATCAGCGGTAAAGCCAGCGCGCGTTTTACTACAGCAGTGAACGGCTTCTCGATGAAAATGACCCAGCAGCAAGCTAAAAAACTGGCCAGCTTGCCACAGGTTGAGTTTGTTGAACGCTCCACTATGCAAAAAATTCTGACCGACCGTGGTCCGGGTTTTATCGGTGCTGATCAGGTGTGGTCTGGCAACACAGTCAGCAATATCCCTCAGAAAGGTGAAGGTATTGTTGTTGGTATTATCGATACCGGCATCAACTCCGATCATATAGCTTTTGCTGATTTGGGTGGCGATGGCTATAACCATACTAACCCGTTGGGTGAGGGGGTTTACCTCGGTGACTGTGCAACTGGTAAAATTGTCTGTAACGACAAACTGATTGGTGTTTACAGCTGGCCTGTGATCACCGATTCATACGGCGGCCTTGGCACAGCAACAGGTGAAGATTATCAGGGCCATGGCAGCCACGTGGCAGGTACTGCCGCAGGTAACTATGTTGAAGATGTACCTTTACTGTCGCCTTCTTCGGGCAATGGTGATGGTGACCCAATGGGCTATACCTTTGAGTCCACCTCAGGTGTAGCGCCTCATGCCAATATAGTTTCTTATCAGGTCTGTTTGTTGGACGGTTGTCCGACAGAAGCCGTTCTTAGCGCTTATGAGCAAGCGATCGAAGATGGTGTGGATATCCTGAACTTCTCAATAGGTGGTGCTGAGCGTTTCCCGTGGGAAGATTCAACTGAGCTGGCTATGCTGGCTGCCCGTGAAGCCGGTATTATCGTGGCTACTGCTGCGGGTAACTCCGGCGGCGATGAAAACAACACCTTTTTTGGCAGTCTGGGGCACAGCTCTCCATGGTCCATGGTGGTAGCCGCCAGTACTCATGACCGTGTACTGGACGTCACTAAAAACCTGATCAGCTTTAGCGGCGGCAGCTCAACTCCATATGTCAGTATTGATCCGGATGCAGAGTGGCCCGATGATATTGCAGGTTTTTCCACCGGCAGTATTGTTGATGGCAAGGCTGTGTTAGCTGCTGATTTTGGCGATGAAAAATGTGAAAACGCCTTTGCGCCAGACACTTTCACGCCAGATCAAATTGTTATCTGTAAGCGGGGTATCAATGCACGAGTGGCGAAAGCCCACAACGTATTGGCCGGTGGCGCTGGTGGTTTTATTCTGTATAACGAAGATTGGTACCAGGGCATTACCGATGTAGAAATGCAGATTATGGATGACACTTTCCCATTACCCGGCATCCATGTCAGCTATAACACGGGTCAGAATATCATTAACTGGCTCAATGATGGTGGCGCAGACCATAAAGTCAGTATCACAGGTGGTTCAGTCGCCCGCACTATTGACCCGGCTGCTGGTGATATTCTGGCTGATTTCTCGTCACTTGGCCCATCCACCACTTATAAGCACCACCTGGCCCCTAATATTGCCGGACCTGGTGTCAATATTTACGCCCCTTATGCGGATGAACATCCTTTAGAGCCAGGTACTGCACAGTCGCAGGATTGGGCCATGTTAAGTGGTACCTCTATGGCTTCGCCGCATATTGCTGGTGCCATGGCGTTAGTGCGTCAGGCGCATCCGGACTGGACTGCTGCAGAGGTGCAATCAGCCATGGAGATGACTGCATCACAGACCGTACGTCGTGATGTTGATCCTGAGTATTTACCTGAAGGCCACCCAGCGTCTCAACACAGAGCGGGTGCTGGTCGGGTGGATGTCAAAGCTGCAGTTGATGCAGGTTTGATCATGGATGAAACCGTGGCGAACTTTAAGCTGGCCAATCCGAATGTTGGTGGTGATGTACGTCAGTTAAACTTACCACAACTGGTCAACAGTAACTGCCGGGCCGGTGTTTGTTCCTGGGTTCGGACAGTGACGGCGACGCGTGACGGTAACTGGACATTAAGCGCAGACACCTGGGTCTATGATCGCTGGACCAGCCCCTTTGATGGCGAAATTAATATGCATAACGCCAAAATGGAGTTTTTCCCTGCAAGCTTCAGCCTGAAAGCGGGTGAAAGTCAGAATATCGTCATTAAGGCGGACATTGCTGATATCCAGGCCCAGTACAACTCACAGTTGGCTGGTTCCGGAAACAAAATGGAAGGGCTGGAGCTGTGGACTAACGTCAATCTGACTGCTTCAGACGCTGCTATTCCTGCGTCACACTGGCCCGTTTCGGTCAATTTTGACCGTCTGGGTTTACCGGAAGCTGTGAATCTGACTGTGCATCGCGACAATGGTGGCTACCGGATCGCAGACCTGCCTTTAGCTGCCAGTAACGATATGGTTTACCGTGCCCACGGTCCGGTGAAAGCAGACACTGTTGAAGTGACCTTACCTCAGGATAACAACCATCAACCAATCTATACAGATGGTGATTATGAACAAGGCAATAACCAGATCTCTCTGATCAACGTACCTGAAGGTTCGGCACGTTTAGTGGTAGAAGTGTTGGACCATGTCAAAGGCCCAGGTATTAATCCAATCATCGGTGATCTAAGTGGTTCTTTAGCTATTCATATAGGTCGTGATTTTAATGGCAATGGCGAGGCTGATTTTGATGAAGAGTGGTTATGTTCATCTACTACTCAAATTGAGCTGAACCATTGCAACCTGACCAATCCGGACGCTGGCTCGTACTGGGTCTTATTATCCAATACCAGTTTAAATATGTTTGACTGGATACGTGAGGAAGGCCCGGATCCATCAGGCTACTATGGTGTTAAAGCAGAAGACCTGGTTGACACTTATAAAGTAGCAACGGCTGTTGTGCTTGCGGGAGCAACTGGTTTACAAGTAGCCGGACCTGCAGTGACAGATGGCAGCGCAGTAGATGTAGATTTAAGCTGGAGCCTGGATCAACTGGTTGAAGGTGATGTGGCGTATGCTGGTGTAGATATTGGCAGCAGTGCGGCGCCAGGTAATGTTGGTTTCATCCCCGTGCGTTTAGAGCGTGGTATGAATGATGTTACTGTTAAGGTAAATGATAAAGTTCGTGGCGGTGATGTTGTCGATGTGACAGTGCATGTGGTGCAAAACAACACAGGTGCGGATCGTGATTTTGACTTAAGTACCGTGGTCCCAGCCGGTTTAACCTTGCTGCCGGATTCTGTGAAAGTCAGCAGTGTGGAACAGCAGGCTAATCTGATTGTTGAAGGTAATAGCATTCGGGTTGCTGGTGTACAGCAAGATTCCACCAACTGGATGCGTAACTACACTGTGACCAACAGCGAAACTGATGCCATGTGTCGTGTGCCGAACTACGGCAGCAATGGTGCTGGTTTCGTTGGCTTAGCTGAAAACTACGGTTTTGTCCCTGCCGTTGGCGGAACAGCAGGTGACTGGGTTGGTTCAGGTGGTTATGACAGCAATGGCAACTGGGTTTATGTCAATCCGTTTGAAATTCATTTAGCCGATTACTGGGGTGATGAAGGTCGAATGAACCTGTTCCATAATGAAGATTATATGACTTATGATCGCTTCATTGTGTCGCCACAAGGTTATGTCAGCTTTGGTCCGGCCTGGTATGGCGGTCAGCATTTAATCCAGCAAAAATTCCCGTACCTGATGACACCTTATGGACCTTTTATTGCTCCATTCTGGCGTGGTCAGCCGGATTTAGAAAACAGTGGCTGGGCTACAGTGGTTGATGCCTTAGGCACTCCGTTAGAGCAAAATATGCTTGAGCCAGCTAAAGGTTCAGGTATTGCGCTGGGCTTTGCCGGTGATGAGATTATCGTAGAGTGGGTCAATGCCCGCACCCAGAGCGTGAGCGTAGATTGGTTCGGCAATGCCAGCTCAAATGGCACTGAAGATGATGACCGTTATACCTTCGACCTGATTCTTAATAAATCCTACCGTTACGGTTCAGGCGAATTCGAAATCGTCATGGCATACGGCGACATGGATTTTGCAGGCACAGGTGATTTTGCTTCCATAGGTTTGCATGGTAACTATGGACCGCTCGATATCTTTGGTTTCCCATATGCTCAGGAAACAGGTATCAGTGCGGCTTATAACAACTTAACTGATGTGGCTAAACGCGATATGGTGATCTGTTATGACTATACCGGACCAGAAGCAACACAGTTTGATCTGAGCTTCCAGGTAAGGGTTGCAGAAACAGCCGCTGGCCAGACACTGAATATGGACTTTACCAGCGATGTTAGTGGTATGGGCCAACAGGTGATTAGCAGCAGCGTTGAAGTTGCAGGCAACATTACAATGCCGGCCTTTAACGACGTTACTCTGGACGAGAATGGCTCTTTTGAACTTCAGGTTGCCTATGCTGATTTGGACGCCAATCCAAATACCGTCAGTGTCACTGGTGATCATGTGAAGGCTGTCGTCAGTGCTCATGACACTGGCGCTCTGGTGACTGTTACACCTGATGCAAACTGGCACGGTGAAACTACAGTAACAGTAAAAGTGACAGACAGTATTAACCTGACTGATGCTGCTGTGCAGAGCTTCGTGTTAACCGTTGTATCTGATGGTATCGAGTTAGGTTGTACAGATAGTGGTGCCACTAACTTTAACCCTGCGGCAACCAAGAGTGATGGCAGTTGTAAATTTCCGGCTGCTGTGACTCCAGCTTCTTCTGGTGGTTCAATGGGTTGGTTTGTGTTGTTGTTATTACCCTTAGTCTATACACGCCGGATCTTTGCGCTTACGAAATAA
- a CDS encoding DUF3019 domain-containing protein gives MVKANCFTLLVLLTLPFASESAQFEILPKFCLIGKNDVCVTTLQMRWKTNTVACLVNENTKTVLHCARQQDAYSMTLQSNETVLFSLMDQSSKKVLATKAFKVLQHQQQALQQRRLSWSVF, from the coding sequence ATGGTAAAAGCAAACTGCTTTACATTGCTTGTTTTACTTACGCTGCCCTTTGCTTCTGAGTCGGCACAGTTTGAAATTTTGCCCAAATTCTGTCTAATTGGTAAAAATGACGTTTGTGTCACCACACTACAGATGCGCTGGAAAACCAATACCGTTGCCTGCCTGGTGAATGAGAACACAAAAACCGTATTGCATTGCGCCAGGCAACAAGACGCCTACAGCATGACTTTGCAGAGCAACGAGACAGTGCTTTTTAGTCTGATGGATCAAAGCAGTAAAAAAGTGCTCGCCACTAAAGCCTTTAAAGTTCTGCAACATCAACAACAAGCGTTACAGCAAAGGCGGCTGTCATGGAGCGTATTCTGA